In one Neobacillus sp. WH10 genomic region, the following are encoded:
- a CDS encoding acyl-CoA dehydrogenase family protein: protein MKHPYLNEDHEIFRQSLRKFLEKEAYPFYEQWEEERMIPRSFWRKMGEQGFLCPDIDEKYGGSEVDWGFAVVINEELERVGSGLIGISLHNDIVVPYITSYGSEEQKQRWLPKCVTGEIITAIAMTEPGTGSDLANIKTTAKLEGDHYIVNGQKTFITNGIQSDLIVVAVKTDTQAVPKHKGVSLIVIERDTPGFSRGRKLNKVGLHCQDTAELIFEDCRVPKDNLLGEEGKGFLYLMEKLQQERLLVSIGAQTASEVMLKMTIDYVKSREAFGKPVSQFQNTQFKIVEMATEIEMGRAFLDQLIGEHIEGKNVVTKVSMAKWKLTDIAKKIASECMQLHGGYGYMEEYEIARRFRDIPVSSIYAGTNEIMKTIIAKNLGL, encoded by the coding sequence ATGAAACATCCATATTTAAACGAAGATCACGAAATTTTTCGCCAATCATTAAGAAAGTTTTTGGAAAAGGAAGCATATCCCTTTTATGAACAATGGGAAGAAGAACGAATGATTCCCCGTTCCTTTTGGAGGAAAATGGGCGAGCAGGGCTTTCTTTGCCCCGATATCGATGAGAAATATGGCGGCAGTGAGGTAGATTGGGGATTTGCCGTTGTTATTAATGAAGAGCTGGAACGCGTTGGCTCTGGGCTAATTGGGATAAGTCTCCACAATGATATTGTTGTCCCGTACATCACCTCTTACGGGAGCGAGGAACAGAAACAGCGCTGGCTACCTAAGTGTGTCACAGGAGAAATTATTACAGCCATTGCGATGACAGAACCAGGTACGGGATCTGACCTCGCTAACATTAAAACAACCGCAAAGCTGGAAGGGGACCACTATATTGTTAACGGTCAAAAGACGTTCATCACGAACGGCATCCAATCCGACCTTATTGTGGTTGCGGTTAAGACCGACACGCAAGCAGTACCGAAACATAAAGGTGTTAGTCTAATTGTCATCGAACGGGACACTCCTGGTTTCTCAAGAGGAAGAAAACTGAACAAAGTTGGCCTCCATTGTCAGGATACAGCAGAATTGATTTTTGAAGACTGCCGAGTGCCAAAGGATAATTTGCTTGGCGAGGAAGGGAAAGGCTTCCTATATTTAATGGAAAAACTCCAACAGGAACGGCTGCTTGTCTCGATTGGGGCGCAAACGGCATCAGAAGTAATGCTGAAAATGACCATTGATTATGTAAAAAGCCGGGAAGCATTCGGAAAACCAGTCAGCCAGTTCCAAAATACCCAGTTTAAAATTGTCGAAATGGCTACCGAAATTGAAATGGGCAGAGCCTTTTTGGATCAGTTAATTGGCGAGCATATTGAAGGGAAAAATGTTGTGACGAAAGTATCGATGGCAAAATGGAAACTGACTGACATCGCGAAGAAGATAGCTTCTGAATGCATGCAGCTCCATGGCGGTTACGGATATATGGAAGAATACGAGATTGCCAGACGATTCCGTGATATCCCTGTCTCAAGCATTTACGCCGGCACTAATGAAATCATGAAAACGATAATTGCTAAAAATCTCGGATTATAG